The following are encoded in a window of Arthrobacter sp. OAP107 genomic DNA:
- the ppgK gene encoding polyphosphate--glucose phosphotransferase: MAKKDEKTRKHAPLIGIDIGGTGIKGGIVDLKKGKLIGDRFRLATPQPATPEAVVEVVAKVVEELSARPDAPEVDSPIGVTFPGIIQHGVVHSAANVDKSWLNTDIDALLTARLGRPVEVINDADAAGLAEARYGAGAGIDGTVLVITLGTGIGSAFIFNGRLVPNAELGHLEIDGFDAESKASAVARERDGLSWEEYSVLLQRYFSHVEFLFSPELFIVGGGISKRADEYLPHMKLRTPIVPAELKNEAGIVGAALEIAVKHELAK; encoded by the coding sequence TTGGCCAAGAAGGACGAAAAGACCCGCAAGCACGCCCCGTTGATCGGCATCGACATCGGCGGAACCGGAATCAAGGGCGGCATCGTCGACCTGAAGAAGGGCAAACTGATTGGCGACCGTTTCCGCCTGGCTACCCCGCAGCCGGCCACGCCGGAAGCGGTGGTCGAGGTGGTGGCCAAGGTCGTCGAGGAACTCTCGGCACGTCCCGATGCGCCCGAGGTTGACAGCCCCATCGGCGTGACGTTCCCCGGCATCATCCAGCACGGTGTGGTCCACTCCGCCGCCAACGTGGACAAGAGCTGGCTCAACACCGACATTGACGCACTGCTCACGGCGCGCCTGGGCCGCCCGGTGGAGGTCATCAACGACGCCGACGCGGCCGGCCTGGCCGAAGCCCGCTACGGCGCCGGCGCCGGCATAGACGGAACAGTCCTGGTCATCACCCTCGGCACCGGCATCGGCTCCGCGTTCATCTTCAACGGCCGGCTCGTTCCCAACGCCGAACTCGGCCACCTGGAGATCGACGGGTTCGACGCCGAAAGCAAGGCGTCCGCCGTGGCCCGCGAACGTGACGGCCTCAGCTGGGAGGAATACAGCGTCCTGCTGCAGCGGTACTTCTCCCACGTCGAGTTCCTGTTCTCCCCCGAACTCTTCATCGTGGGCGGCGGTATCTCCAAGCGCGCGGATGAGTACCTGCCGCACATGAAGCTGCGCACCCCGATCGTTCCCGCCGAGCTGAAGAACGAGGCCGGCATCGTCGGCGCTGCCCTCGAGATCGCCGTCAAGCACGAACTGGCCAAGTAA
- the map gene encoding type I methionyl aminopeptidase: MPSLASTAPTGTLTPGTVSPQRPVPASIPRPEYVGKPGPAKFTGSEVKSPETIEKIRVASRIAAQAIVEVGKHIRPGITTDELDRIGHEFLLDHDAYPSTLGYRGFPKSLCSSLNEVICHGIPDSTVVQDGDILNIDITAFIGGVHGDTNYTFLVGEVDEESRLLVERTRESLNRAIKAVAPGRQINVIGRAIESYARRFGYGVVRDFTGHGVGEAFHTGLIIPHYDAAPAYNTVIEPGMVFTIEPMLTLGTIEWDMWADDWTVVTRDHKRTAQFEHTLLVTESGAEILTLP; this comes from the coding sequence ATGCCTTCCTTAGCCTCGACCGCACCCACCGGCACGCTTACTCCGGGAACCGTCAGCCCGCAGCGGCCCGTTCCCGCGTCGATCCCGCGGCCGGAGTATGTCGGCAAGCCGGGCCCGGCCAAATTCACCGGGTCAGAGGTTAAGTCACCGGAAACCATCGAGAAGATCCGGGTGGCCAGCAGGATCGCCGCGCAGGCCATCGTGGAGGTCGGCAAGCACATCCGGCCCGGCATCACCACCGATGAGCTGGACCGAATCGGCCACGAGTTCCTGCTGGACCACGATGCCTACCCGTCCACGCTGGGGTACCGCGGCTTTCCCAAGTCCCTGTGCTCCTCGCTGAATGAGGTCATCTGCCACGGCATTCCGGACAGCACGGTGGTGCAGGACGGCGACATCCTCAACATCGACATCACCGCCTTCATTGGCGGGGTCCACGGCGACACCAATTACACCTTCCTGGTGGGCGAGGTGGACGAGGAGTCGCGGCTGCTGGTGGAGCGGACCCGGGAGTCCCTCAACCGCGCCATCAAGGCCGTCGCCCCCGGACGCCAGATCAACGTGATCGGCCGCGCCATCGAGTCCTATGCCAGGCGCTTCGGCTACGGCGTGGTCCGCGACTTCACCGGACACGGTGTGGGCGAAGCCTTCCACACCGGGCTGATCATCCCGCACTACGACGCCGCGCCCGCCTACAACACCGTGATCGAGCCCGGCATGGTGTTCACCATCGAGCCCATGCTCACCCTCGGCACCATCGAATGGGACATGTGGGCCGACGACTGGACAGTGGTCACCAGGGACCACAAGCGCACCGCGCAGTTCGAACACACTCTCCTCGTCACCGAATCCGGCGCCGAGATCCTGACCCTTCCCTGA
- a CDS encoding SPOR domain-containing protein: protein MPEYWYNVKTHMVEEDAMSDWTQLIGPYKTREEAEHALEKVKARNESWEKGDDD from the coding sequence ATGCCCGAGTACTGGTACAACGTCAAGACCCACATGGTGGAGGAAGACGCGATGTCGGATTGGACCCAGCTGATCGGTCCCTACAAGACCCGCGAAGAGGCCGAACACGCCCTCGAGAAGGTCAAGGCGCGCAATGAATCCTGGGAAAAGGGCGACGACGACTGA
- the panB gene encoding 3-methyl-2-oxobutanoate hydroxymethyltransferase, with product MASTSSPDPSTSAEVPAPYGNGPSAAAVPPSESARKPVSRIRTHHLQQAKTSGEHFAMLTAYDQYTAEIFDQAGTEVLLVGDSASNNVFGNETSIPVTVDELLPLCRAVARSAKRALVVADLPFGSYEVSPQQAVATGVRFLKEGLAHAVKLEGGKFYADTVRAMVQAGIPVMGHIGFTPQSEHSLGGYRVQGRGDDAARLVEDATALADAGAFCVLMEMVPAETAKAVDAAVSVPTIGIGAGNATTGQVLVWQDMAGLRGGRMAKFVKQYADLRAVLSDAAKAYGDDVRSGQFPGPEHSF from the coding sequence ATGGCCTCAACCAGCAGTCCCGATCCAAGCACGTCCGCTGAAGTACCTGCACCCTACGGGAACGGCCCCTCGGCAGCTGCGGTGCCGCCGTCGGAATCGGCACGCAAGCCGGTCTCCCGGATCCGCACGCACCACCTGCAGCAGGCAAAGACCAGCGGCGAACATTTCGCCATGCTCACGGCGTATGACCAGTACACGGCGGAGATCTTCGACCAGGCCGGCACCGAAGTCCTGCTGGTGGGCGACTCCGCGTCCAACAATGTCTTTGGCAACGAAACCAGCATTCCCGTCACTGTCGACGAGCTGCTGCCGCTGTGCCGGGCGGTCGCACGCTCCGCGAAGCGCGCCCTCGTCGTGGCGGACCTCCCCTTCGGCAGCTACGAGGTTTCGCCGCAGCAGGCTGTGGCCACCGGCGTGCGGTTCCTCAAGGAGGGCCTGGCGCACGCAGTGAAGCTCGAGGGCGGCAAGTTCTACGCCGACACGGTCAGGGCGATGGTCCAGGCCGGCATTCCCGTCATGGGGCACATCGGCTTCACGCCCCAGAGCGAGCATTCCCTGGGCGGCTACCGCGTGCAGGGCCGGGGCGACGACGCCGCCCGGCTCGTCGAGGACGCCACTGCGCTGGCCGACGCCGGCGCGTTCTGCGTGCTCATGGAGATGGTTCCCGCGGAGACGGCAAAGGCCGTGGACGCTGCCGTTTCGGTGCCTACCATCGGCATCGGCGCAGGCAATGCCACCACGGGGCAGGTCCTGGTCTGGCAGGACATGGCCGGACTCCGCGGCGGCAGGATGGCCAAGTTCGTCAAGCAGTACGCGGACCTCCGGGCCGTCCTCAGCGACGCCGCCAAGGCCTACGGCGACGATGTCAGGTCTGGTCAGTTCCCCGGACCGGAGCACTCGTTCTAA
- a CDS encoding GNAT family N-acetyltransferase produces MSPDVWLIPLRDLDADARAIQLGAVAELELAPGQLEFVGDPLRMMLAGLEDGSRRPYVIEAGGRAAGVLTLQSGAARLAGWPDDDSAWLLRGFLIDRRRQGQGLGQAAASAAVAAAAKLTARLGGGQAGVVLSVNERNPAGQGAYLKAGFADRGLYLGSEAGPQRTMYAAF; encoded by the coding sequence ATGAGTCCGGACGTATGGCTCATTCCGTTGCGGGACCTGGACGCCGATGCCCGCGCCATCCAGCTGGGCGCGGTGGCGGAACTGGAACTTGCCCCGGGCCAGCTGGAGTTTGTGGGCGACCCGCTGCGCATGATGCTTGCAGGGCTGGAAGACGGGTCCCGCAGGCCCTATGTCATCGAGGCGGGCGGCAGGGCAGCAGGCGTGCTGACGCTGCAGTCGGGGGCAGCCCGGCTCGCCGGCTGGCCCGACGACGACTCCGCCTGGCTGCTCCGCGGGTTCCTCATCGACAGGCGGCGGCAGGGCCAGGGACTGGGCCAGGCGGCAGCCTCGGCGGCGGTGGCGGCGGCCGCCAAACTGACGGCCAGGCTGGGAGGCGGCCAGGCCGGCGTCGTGCTTTCCGTCAACGAGCGAAACCCGGCAGGGCAGGGAGCCTACCTGAAGGCGGGTTTTGCGGACAGAGGCCTTTATCTGGGGAGCGAGGCCGGCCCGCAGCGGACCATGTATGCCGCCTTCTGA
- the nrdR gene encoding transcriptional regulator NrdR → MYCPFCRNPDSRVVDSRMADDGSAIRRRRQCPECGRRFTTVETTSLSVIKRSGVGEPFSRSKVINGVRKACQGRPVSEDDLAMLAQEVEENIRASGAAEIDAHEVGLIILGPLQKLDKVAYLRFASVYQAFESLEDFESAIELLRHESAEVKSSDDRSPEAKGSEARSPQDKNPAEKNPAEKNPAGKNAEKSAAKSTL, encoded by the coding sequence GGATGGCCGACGACGGCTCTGCCATCCGCCGCCGCCGGCAGTGCCCCGAGTGCGGGCGCCGCTTCACCACTGTGGAAACCACCAGCCTGTCCGTGATCAAGCGGTCCGGCGTGGGCGAGCCCTTCAGCCGCAGCAAGGTCATCAACGGCGTCCGGAAGGCCTGCCAGGGCCGGCCCGTCAGCGAGGACGACCTCGCCATGCTGGCGCAGGAAGTCGAGGAGAATATCCGGGCCTCCGGCGCTGCGGAGATTGATGCCCACGAGGTTGGCCTGATCATCCTCGGCCCGCTGCAGAAGCTGGACAAGGTGGCGTACCTCCGTTTCGCCAGCGTCTACCAGGCCTTTGAATCACTCGAGGATTTCGAATCCGCCATCGAGCTGCTCCGGCACGAGTCCGCTGAGGTCAAGAGTTCGGATGACAGGAGTCCCGAAGCCAAGGGCTCCGAGGCCAGGAGCCCGCAGGACAAGAACCCCGCGGAAAAGAACCCCGCGGAAAAGAACCCCGCGGGAAAGAACGCAGAAAAGAGCGCCGCGAAGAGCACGCTCTAA
- a CDS encoding bifunctional [glutamine synthetase] adenylyltransferase/[glutamine synthetase]-adenylyl-L-tyrosine phosphorylase: MSLARRLITAGFSDLEKGERFLAAPELEGIDQDILFAGLQMAANPDAALQSLVRLIEKHPDLRKLAAADTEVSEPLYRVLGASEALGEFLIRHPEHLDAFNVTASPEPLQADPAELRAQLLRSVRADPTAARPVAGISGPEAYEALRTAYRRGVVDLAVKDLCAADPLDFMPAVGAELADLAGAAIEAALAVSRAEAAGKFDAGEVADVALSVIGMGKCGARELNYISDVDVIYVVEAGGLDDTRATTIGTALASGISRAISSPAREPGLWEVDANLRPEGKSGPLVRTLASHQSYYARWAESWEFQALLKARTIAGDAELGARYEEAVSPLVWTSANRDGFVESVQAMRRRVTEHIPPAEEQRQIKLGRGGLRDVEFTVQLLQLVHGKSDESLRRRDTTSAIAALSTGGYIGRADAAAFDHAYRYLRLLEHRIQLFQLRRTHLMPVKEEPLRTLAKAVLGPFSTDRPHPDALLAAWQKTKRSVRELHDRIFYRPLLNTAAKLSSEDARLTPEAAQGRLAALGYRDPQGALRHIEALTAGVSRRAALQRQLLPILLGWLAEGVDPDAGLLAFRRISEALGTTHWYLGMLRDSAAAAERLCHMLSNSRLIADLLEVSPESVSWLGTDKELAPLSFEAQWQEIASKMSRHADPESAMRLIRLIRRREILRIAIADSAGLLRQDQVGAALAETDRAAILGALRVAENIVSATGPLKTSVLVVAMGRQGGQEIGYGSDADVLYVHRALPGASDDEAQQQAAKIVGHLSSLLTQPLKPAIMAERVLAVDADLRPEGKSGAMVRSLESYGEYYRRWSLIWEAQALLRARPIAGDDRLAADFVKLIDPIRYPEAVSDADVREIRRIKARVESERLPRGADPARHLKLGRGGLSDVEWLVQLLQLQHAGNHPELRTTSTLKALHAAATLGLLEDEDARLLADAWRLASRIRSANVIWTGRASDLLPSSRRDLEAVARWCGFEEGMATAFEEDYLRVSRRARAVFEKVFYGH; the protein is encoded by the coding sequence GTGAGCTTGGCCCGCCGGCTCATTACCGCCGGCTTCAGCGACCTCGAAAAGGGCGAGCGGTTCCTCGCCGCCCCCGAACTGGAGGGCATCGACCAGGACATCCTGTTTGCCGGCCTGCAGATGGCGGCGAACCCGGATGCCGCGCTGCAGTCCCTGGTCCGGCTGATCGAAAAGCACCCGGACCTGAGGAAGCTGGCAGCGGCGGACACCGAGGTGAGCGAACCGCTCTACCGTGTCCTGGGCGCCAGCGAAGCGCTGGGTGAGTTCCTGATCCGGCACCCGGAGCACCTCGACGCGTTCAACGTGACCGCCAGCCCGGAACCGCTCCAGGCCGACCCGGCCGAGCTGCGGGCCCAGCTGCTCAGGTCGGTGCGAGCCGACCCCACCGCAGCGCGGCCGGTGGCCGGCATCTCGGGCCCCGAGGCGTACGAGGCGCTCCGCACCGCGTACCGCAGGGGCGTGGTGGATCTGGCAGTCAAGGACCTCTGCGCCGCCGACCCGCTGGACTTCATGCCTGCCGTCGGGGCCGAACTCGCGGACTTGGCCGGGGCGGCCATCGAGGCCGCCCTTGCCGTCTCCCGCGCCGAAGCGGCAGGGAAGTTCGACGCCGGCGAGGTCGCCGACGTCGCACTGTCAGTGATCGGGATGGGCAAGTGCGGAGCCCGCGAACTGAACTACATTTCCGACGTCGATGTCATCTATGTGGTGGAGGCAGGCGGGCTGGACGACACGCGGGCCACCACCATCGGCACGGCGCTGGCCTCCGGGATCTCGCGGGCGATTTCCTCCCCGGCGCGCGAGCCAGGCCTGTGGGAGGTTGACGCCAACCTCCGCCCGGAAGGAAAGTCCGGCCCGCTGGTCCGGACGCTGGCTTCGCACCAGAGCTACTACGCCCGCTGGGCGGAAAGCTGGGAGTTCCAGGCGCTCCTGAAGGCGCGGACCATCGCCGGCGACGCAGAGCTGGGCGCCCGCTACGAGGAGGCCGTATCGCCGCTCGTGTGGACCTCGGCGAACCGCGACGGATTCGTTGAATCCGTGCAGGCGATGCGCCGCCGTGTGACCGAGCACATCCCGCCCGCCGAGGAACAGCGGCAGATCAAGCTGGGCCGGGGCGGACTGCGCGACGTCGAATTCACCGTTCAGCTCCTCCAGCTCGTGCACGGCAAATCGGACGAATCCCTCCGCCGCCGCGACACGACGTCGGCCATTGCCGCCCTGTCCACCGGCGGCTACATCGGCCGGGCGGATGCGGCCGCGTTCGACCATGCCTACCGTTACCTGCGCCTGCTGGAGCACCGCATCCAGCTTTTCCAGCTGCGCCGCACCCACCTCATGCCGGTCAAGGAGGAACCCCTCCGCACCCTGGCCAAGGCAGTGCTGGGCCCCTTCTCAACGGACCGGCCGCACCCGGATGCACTCCTGGCCGCGTGGCAAAAGACGAAGCGCTCCGTGCGTGAGCTCCATGACCGGATCTTCTACCGTCCGCTGCTGAACACTGCCGCCAAGCTCAGCAGCGAGGACGCACGCCTGACGCCCGAAGCCGCGCAGGGCCGGCTCGCTGCGCTCGGTTACCGGGACCCGCAGGGCGCACTCCGCCATATCGAGGCGCTGACCGCCGGTGTCAGCCGTCGGGCCGCCCTGCAGCGGCAGCTGCTGCCCATCCTTCTCGGCTGGCTGGCCGAGGGCGTAGACCCCGACGCCGGTCTGCTCGCCTTCCGCAGGATCAGCGAGGCCCTCGGCACCACGCACTGGTACCTTGGCATGCTCCGCGATTCGGCGGCGGCCGCCGAGCGGCTGTGCCACATGCTGTCCAACTCCCGGCTCATCGCCGACCTCCTCGAGGTTTCGCCGGAATCGGTGTCCTGGCTGGGCACGGACAAGGAACTCGCGCCGCTCAGCTTTGAGGCTCAGTGGCAGGAGATCGCCTCGAAGATGTCCCGGCACGCGGACCCGGAAAGCGCCATGCGCCTCATCAGGCTCATCCGCCGCCGTGAAATCCTGCGGATCGCCATCGCGGACAGCGCCGGCCTGCTCCGCCAGGACCAGGTGGGGGCAGCGCTGGCCGAGACGGACCGCGCCGCCATCCTGGGCGCCCTGCGGGTGGCGGAAAACATTGTCTCCGCCACCGGCCCCCTGAAGACTTCGGTGCTGGTGGTGGCCATGGGCAGGCAGGGCGGACAGGAGATCGGCTACGGTTCCGACGCCGACGTCCTGTACGTCCACCGCGCACTGCCCGGAGCGTCGGACGACGAAGCCCAGCAGCAGGCTGCAAAGATCGTGGGCCATCTCTCCAGCCTGCTGACGCAGCCGCTCAAACCGGCGATCATGGCTGAGCGGGTCCTCGCCGTGGACGCGGACCTCCGCCCGGAGGGGAAGAGCGGGGCCATGGTGCGGTCGCTGGAGTCCTATGGCGAGTACTACCGCCGCTGGTCGCTCATCTGGGAGGCGCAGGCGCTGCTCCGTGCGCGGCCGATCGCCGGCGACGACAGGCTCGCCGCGGACTTCGTGAAGCTGATCGATCCAATCCGCTACCCGGAGGCCGTCTCCGACGCCGACGTCCGGGAGATCCGCCGCATCAAGGCGCGGGTGGAATCCGAGCGGCTGCCCCGCGGTGCCGATCCCGCCAGGCACCTCAAGCTGGGACGCGGTGGCCTGAGCGACGTGGAATGGCTGGTGCAGCTGCTGCAGCTCCAGCACGCCGGAAACCATCCCGAGCTGCGCACCACGTCCACCCTGAAGGCCCTTCACGCGGCGGCCACGCTGGGGCTGCTGGAGGACGAGGACGCCCGCCTGCTCGCCGACGCGTGGCGGCTCGCCAGCCGGATCCGTTCTGCGAACGTGATCTGGACCGGCCGGGCTTCCGACCTGCTGCCCTCCTCCCGGCGCGACCTGGAGGCGGTGGCCCGGTGGTGCGGCTTTGAGGAAGGGATGGCCACGGCCTTCGAGGAGGATTACCTGAGGGTCAGCAGGCGGGCGCGTGCGGTGTTCGAGAAAGTCTTCTACGGCCACTGA
- the glnA gene encoding type I glutamate--ammonia ligase: MDRQQEFVLRTIEERDVRFVRLWFTDVVGSLKSVALAPAEVEGAFDEGLGFDGSAIEGLARVFESDMLAQPDPSTFQILPWRGETEQTSRMFCDILTPDGEPSAADPRNVLKRTLAKAADMGFTCYTHPEIEFYLLKSQEPGPDGSPIPVDEGGYFDHVPGGVAQDFRRTAVTMLESVGISVEFSHHEAGPGQNEIDLRYADALQTADNIMTFRTVIKEVALQQGTYATFMPKPFTAHPGSGMHTHFSLFEGDTNAFFEAGAEFQLSKTARQFIAGILKHAPELTAVTNQFVNSYKRLWGGGEAPSYLSWGHNNRSALVRVPLYKPGKGQSARIEYRGIDSAANPYLAYAVLLGAGLKGIEEGYELPAAAEDDIWSLSSAERRAMGHDPLPASLHDAIRAMEDSELMPQILGEQVFEHFLRNKRAEWQDYRLQVTPYELQRNLAIL; the protein is encoded by the coding sequence ATGGACCGCCAGCAAGAGTTTGTCCTGCGCACGATCGAAGAGCGCGACGTACGTTTTGTGCGTTTGTGGTTCACCGACGTCGTGGGCTCGCTCAAGTCTGTGGCGCTGGCGCCGGCGGAGGTCGAAGGCGCCTTCGACGAGGGCCTCGGCTTCGACGGCTCGGCCATCGAAGGACTGGCCCGTGTCTTCGAGTCGGACATGCTGGCCCAGCCGGACCCGTCCACGTTCCAGATCCTGCCCTGGCGCGGCGAGACAGAGCAGACGTCCCGCATGTTCTGCGACATCCTGACACCCGACGGTGAGCCCTCGGCAGCTGATCCCCGCAACGTCCTCAAGCGCACCCTGGCCAAGGCCGCCGACATGGGGTTCACCTGCTACACGCACCCCGAGATCGAGTTCTACCTGCTCAAGTCGCAGGAGCCCGGCCCCGACGGTTCACCCATTCCGGTGGACGAGGGCGGCTACTTTGACCACGTCCCCGGCGGCGTGGCCCAGGACTTCCGCCGCACCGCCGTGACCATGCTGGAATCCGTGGGCATCTCCGTGGAGTTCAGCCACCACGAGGCCGGTCCGGGCCAGAACGAAATCGACCTGCGCTACGCCGACGCCCTGCAGACGGCGGACAACATCATGACCTTCCGCACCGTCATCAAGGAGGTGGCGCTGCAGCAGGGCACATACGCCACCTTCATGCCCAAGCCCTTCACAGCCCATCCGGGTTCGGGCATGCACACGCACTTCTCGCTATTCGAAGGTGACACCAACGCGTTCTTTGAGGCCGGTGCGGAGTTCCAGCTCTCCAAGACGGCGCGCCAGTTCATCGCCGGCATCCTCAAGCACGCTCCCGAACTCACGGCGGTCACCAACCAGTTCGTCAACTCCTACAAGCGCCTCTGGGGCGGGGGAGAGGCACCCAGCTACCTGAGCTGGGGCCACAACAACCGTTCCGCCCTGGTCCGGGTCCCGCTGTACAAGCCGGGCAAGGGACAGTCGGCCCGGATCGAATACCGCGGCATCGACTCGGCCGCCAACCCGTACCTTGCCTACGCCGTGCTCCTGGGCGCCGGTCTGAAGGGCATCGAGGAGGGCTACGAGCTGCCCGCAGCGGCCGAGGACGACATCTGGTCGCTGAGCTCCGCGGAGCGCCGCGCCATGGGCCACGACCCCCTCCCGGCCAGCCTGCACGACGCCATCCGTGCCATGGAGGACTCGGAACTGATGCCGCAAATCCTGGGCGAACAGGTCTTCGAACATTTCCTGCGCAACAAGCGGGCGGAGTGGCAGGACTACCGCCTGCAGGTGACCCCCTATGAGCTGCAGCGCAACCTGGCCATCCTTTAG
- the glnA gene encoding type I glutamate--ammonia ligase, protein MFKTADEVLKFIKDEDIRFIDIRFTDLPGVQQHFNVPAKSVDADFFVNGQLFDGSSIRGFQGIAESDMQLIPDVTTAFLDTFRMEKTLALNFSIVNPRTGDPYHRDPRGVAEKAEAYLASTGIADTAFFAPEAEFFVFDNVQYKSSPEGSFYKIDSEEAHWNTGREEEGGNLGYKTPVKGGYFPVSPTDKQADLRDAMCVALDEAGLEVERSHHEVGSAGQAEINYKFTTLTHAADDLQKFKYVIKNTADAWGKSVTFMPKPVFGDNGSGMHCHQSLWSNGEPLFYDEKGYAGLSDTARWYIGGLLKHADAVLAFTNPTVNSYRRLVKGFEAPVNMVYSQGNRSAGIRIPITGSNPKAKRIEFRAPDPSSNPYLAFAAQLMAGIDGIRNRIEPPAPIDKDLYELPAEEAKDIPKAPGTLEEALQALAEDNEFLQAGGVFTQDLIDTWIEYKYENEIRPLSLRPNPYEFELYYGV, encoded by the coding sequence CGGACGAAGTCCTCAAGTTCATCAAAGATGAAGACATTCGGTTTATCGATATCCGCTTCACCGACCTCCCGGGCGTTCAGCAGCACTTCAACGTGCCGGCCAAGAGCGTGGACGCAGACTTCTTCGTCAACGGCCAGCTGTTCGATGGTTCCTCCATCCGCGGCTTCCAGGGCATCGCCGAGTCTGACATGCAGCTCATTCCGGACGTCACCACCGCGTTCCTGGACACCTTCCGCATGGAGAAGACCCTTGCGCTGAACTTCTCCATCGTGAACCCCCGTACGGGCGACCCGTACCACCGCGACCCCCGTGGCGTGGCAGAGAAGGCTGAAGCCTACCTCGCCTCCACCGGCATCGCCGACACCGCGTTCTTCGCTCCCGAAGCAGAGTTCTTCGTGTTCGACAACGTCCAGTACAAGTCCTCCCCCGAGGGCAGCTTCTACAAGATCGACTCCGAAGAAGCCCACTGGAACACCGGCCGTGAAGAAGAGGGCGGAAACCTCGGTTACAAGACCCCCGTCAAGGGCGGTTACTTCCCGGTTTCCCCGACCGACAAGCAGGCCGACCTGCGTGACGCCATGTGTGTCGCACTGGACGAGGCCGGCCTCGAGGTCGAGCGCAGCCACCACGAAGTTGGCTCCGCCGGCCAGGCCGAGATCAACTACAAGTTCACCACGCTGACCCACGCGGCTGATGACCTGCAGAAGTTCAAGTACGTCATCAAGAACACCGCTGACGCCTGGGGCAAGTCCGTCACCTTCATGCCGAAGCCGGTCTTCGGTGACAACGGTTCGGGCATGCACTGCCACCAGTCGCTGTGGAGCAACGGCGAGCCGCTGTTCTACGACGAGAAGGGCTACGCCGGCCTGTCCGACACCGCCCGCTGGTACATCGGCGGTCTGCTCAAGCACGCCGACGCTGTCCTCGCCTTCACCAACCCGACGGTCAACTCCTACCGCCGCCTGGTCAAGGGCTTCGAAGCCCCGGTCAACATGGTCTACTCGCAGGGCAACCGCTCCGCCGGTATCCGTATCCCGATCACGGGCTCCAATCCGAAGGCCAAGCGCATCGAGTTCCGCGCTCCGGACCCCTCCTCCAACCCGTACCTGGCCTTCGCTGCCCAGCTGATGGCCGGCATCGACGGTATCCGCAACCGCATCGAGCCCCCGGCTCCGATCGACAAGGACCTTTACGAGCTCCCCGCCGAAGAAGCCAAGGACATCCCCAAGGCTCCAGGCACCCTCGAGGAAGCTCTGCAGGCACTGGCCGAGGACAACGAGTTCCTGCAGGCCGGCGGCGTGTTCACGCAGGACCTGATCGACACCTGGATCGAATACAAGTACGAGAACGAGATCCGCCCGCTGTCCCTGCGCCCGAACCCGTACGAGTTCGAGCTCTACTACGGCGTCTAG
- a CDS encoding VOC family protein, giving the protein MATQIFMNLPVRDLDRSVQFFTALGFTFNQDYTDENATCMVINDDAFVMLLVEKFFKTFTAKEIVDATSATEAITAFSVDSRDAVDQMVSKALAAGGTESQPVQDYGFMYSHSFQDPDGHLWEVMWMDPAGPPDDAAGHAS; this is encoded by the coding sequence ATGGCTACCCAAATCTTCATGAACCTGCCCGTCCGGGACCTCGACAGATCCGTGCAGTTTTTCACTGCGCTGGGCTTTACATTCAACCAGGATTACACGGACGAGAACGCCACCTGCATGGTCATCAACGACGACGCCTTTGTGATGCTCCTCGTGGAAAAGTTCTTCAAGACGTTCACCGCCAAGGAGATCGTGGACGCGACCTCGGCCACCGAGGCCATCACGGCCTTCTCCGTGGACAGCCGGGACGCCGTGGACCAGATGGTGAGCAAGGCCCTGGCCGCCGGCGGAACCGAGTCGCAGCCGGTGCAGGATTATGGGTTCATGTACAGCCACAGCTTCCAGGATCCGGACGGGCACCTGTGGGAGGTCATGTGGATGGACCCGGCAGGTCCGCCCGACGACGCGGCGGGCCATGCCTCCTGA